In Tetrapisispora phaffii CBS 4417 chromosome 6, complete genome, a single genomic region encodes these proteins:
- the MET4 gene encoding Met4p (similar to Saccharomyces cerevisiae MET4 (YNL103W); ancestral locus Anc_2.174) has protein sequence MFNHNPNGSQGGKNIDKSKSYNTDFMNIFGDDGNGSSSINDVYHHPNAMTTTNANSNESENTIFESDNTASILLEQLAYVDNFMASSENDFVDINSLVAMENGFYNHQVVNEGINSAQGLPNQNLDQDNIWGLDERLARELSVFADSSFIFHDEDKPKQDGDENDNSNNNSNSNNNIADDTVLNNRDDITNQEYQRKPHYLTQRKNDILKSQYDHSKSRFSSKKKKTPINAPASSAVDSVDFVHINRNDIEETFSNFDIIASDSVAQNSQSNHVTTMGNNNNTVIINNDDDDNDDDDNNNSSNNDNDNDNDDNNNSNNSNNNDTQGRGTTVDNKNTASLQIEQPDLASMPTSTLISFFPRLKVPTGVINSLTQRGLTMEQIDALSVIIAYHQQEKKKNPQNGETVTQIIDSQNINADYLVTLLSDSRLQHSNIASSSKSYTDSDSNSNPKDIMKSNFVNVLFDLVKNNVLSNESKEDTLPHNEDSISTNLPESRLKKVNISENIIDTTPTQVGQHKELKREIPESDVQGEKTLNIKRVKMENNIKYTIPTTPTMKAHQKRKKKEQELESSVNKLSELAISLQQKIHALEMENKLLKQMVYSNGKISTESDAENLKKFILENKSPKKDNK, from the coding sequence ATGTTTAATCATAATCCAAATGGTTCTCAGGGCGGAAAAAATATAGACAAATCAAAATCATATAATACTGATTTTATGAACATATTTGGTGATGATGGTAATGGAAGTTCGTCGATTAATGATGTTTACCATCATCCTAATGCTATGACCACTACAAACGCCAATAGCAATGAAAGTGAAAatacaatatttgaatcaGATAATACAGCTAGCATACTTTTAGAACAACTAGCGTACGTTGATAATTTCATGGCTTCTTCAGAAAATGATTTTGTTGATATAAACTCTTTAGTAGCCATGGAAAATGGTTTCTATAATCATCAAGTTGTAAATGAAGGTATCAATAGTGCTCAAGGGTTGCCTAATCAAAATTTAGATCAGGATAACATTTGGGGATTAGATGAGAGATTGGCAAGAGAATTGAGTGTTTTCGCAGATTCTTCATTTATCTTCCATGATGAGGATAAACCGAAACAAGATGGGGATGAGAAtgataatagtaataataatagtaatagtaataataatattgctGACGACACTGTGCTAAACAATAGAGATGATATCACAAATCAAGAATACCAAAGAAAGCCACATTATTTAACccaaagaaaaaatgatatattgaaaTCACAATACGATCATTCAAAATCAAGGTTCTCATccaagaaaaagaagacgCCGATTAATGCGCCCGCTTCATCAGCGGTAGATTCTGTAGATTTTGTTCATATTAATAGAAATGACATAGAGGAAACGTTCTCAAACTTTGATATTATCGCCAGTGATAGTGTTGCTCAAAACTCACAGTCGAACCATGTAACAACTATGggtaacaacaataatactgttattattaataatgatgatgatgataatgacgatgatgacaataataatagcagtaataatgacaatgataatgataatgatgataataataatagtaataatagtaataataatgacacACAAGGTAGGGGGACAACTgtagataataaaaatacagCTAGTCTGCAAATTGAACAGCCAGATCTTGCCAGCATGCCCACAAGTacattaatatcattttttccGAGATTAAAGGTTCCAACAGGAGTCATTAATTCTCTGACTCAGCGTGGGTTAACAATGGAACAAATTGATGCATTATCAGTAATCATTGCATATCATCAAcaagagaagaagaaaaatccACAAAATGGTGAAACAGTTACTCAAATTATCGATtctcaaaatattaatgcaGATTATTTAGTAACACTACTTTCGGATTCAAGACTTCAACATAGCAATATTGCTTCAAGTTCAAAGAGTTATACTGATTCTGATTCCAACTCAAATCCAAAGGATATAATGAAGTCTAATTTCGTAAATGTTCTTTTCGATTTAGTGAAAAATAACGTTTTATCAAATGAATCCAAGGAAGATACACTGCCACACAATGAGGACAGTATTTCAACTAACTTACCAGAAAGTCGGTTAAAGaaagtaaatatttctGAAAACATTATTGATACGACACCTACACAAGTTGGTCAACATAAGGAGTTAAAAAGAGAAATACCAGAAAGTGATGTACAGGGTGAAAAAACACTAAATATAAAGAGAGTGAAAATggaaaacaatataaagTACACAATACCTACAACACCTACCATGAAAGCCCATCAGAAGcgaaagaagaaagaacaAGAGCTAGAATCTTCTGTAAATAAACTTAGTGAATTGGCAATTTCTTTACAACAAAAGATTCATGCCTTGGAAatggaaaataaattactGAAACAGATGGTGTACAGTAATGGTAAAATATCTACAGAAAGTGATGCTGAAAATCTTAAAAAATTCATATTAGAGAACAAGTCACCCAAAAAggataataaataa